A region from the Malus domestica chromosome 07, GDT2T_hap1 genome encodes:
- the LOC114825995 gene encoding acyl carrier protein 1, mitochondrial-like, with product MALRAAVLRHLRVPVTLNPVLTLTGGKWAPPSLRWMSSHGDDHLTKSEVTDRVLSVVKSFPKVDPSTVSPDVHFQKDLGLDSLDNVEIVIALEEEFKLEIPDLEAVRIDSTNLAIEYVYNHPMAA from the exons atggcgCTGAGAGCAGCCGTACTGCGGCACTTGCGAGTTCCGGTAACCCTAAACCCGGTCCTAACCCTAACTGGAGGCAAATGGGCCCCACCCTCTCTCCGATGGATGTCATCGCACGGCGACGATCATCTGACGAAAAGCGAGGTCACCGACAGAGTCCTCTCCGTTGTCAAGAGCTTCCCGAAAGTCGATCCTTCCACG GTGAGTCCTGATGTACATTTTCAGAAGGATTTGGGCTTGGATAGCTTGGATAATGTGGAGATTGTGATTGCTCTAGAAGAAGAGTTCAAGCTAGAGATTCCAGATTTGGAAGCTGTTAGGATCGACTCCACTAATCTGGCAATTGAGTACGTCTATAACCATCCAATGGCTGCGTAA
- the LOC103433338 gene encoding putative invertase inhibitor — protein sequence MRTPTFSFTTLPLYLLFFFFSFNAITAKNLIPETCKKFAQYDPNLSYNFCVTSLQAAPKSQRADLHKLGIISIKLIRNNATDTRHYIKHLLKNKKLDPYVRAYLGDCLELYSDAIPTIKKALMNYKAKKYNDANIEVSSVIDASITCEDGFKQGRLVSPLTKRNNYTFQLSIIALSFINLHNSLN from the coding sequence ATGAGAACTCCCACATTCTCCTTCACAACTCTCCCTCTCtacctcctcttcttcttcttctccttcaatGCCATTACTGCCAAAAACCTCATCCCTGAAACTTGCAAAAAATTTGCTCAATACGATCCAAACCTAAGCTACAATTTCTGCGTAACCTCTCTGCAAGCAGCGCCGAAAAGCCAGCGCGCCGATCTTCACAAACTCGGCATAATCTCAATCAAGTTAATCCGCAACAACGCTACGGACACGAGGCATTACATCAAACACCTGCTGAAAAACAAAAAGCTCGACCCCTACGTAAGGGCGTATTTGGGCGACTGCTTGGAGCTTTACTCAGATGCCATACCAACCATCAAGAAAGCCCTTATGAATTACAAGGCCAAGAAATACAACGACGCCAACATTGAAGTGAGTTCTGTCATTGATGCCTCCATAACTTGTGAAGATGGATTCAAGCAAGGACGGTTGGTTTCGCCGTTAACGAAGCGAAACAACTATACGTTTCAGTTGTCGATTATAGCACTGTCTTTTATCAATCTGCATAATTCACtaaattaa
- the LOC139197670 gene encoding uncharacterized protein, which produces MLPCHIHIIAKTYVIKYMLSKPMLTERIGKWILALSEFIFQYMPQRVIKGQAIADFLAKHQESQNEIINIPGTLEVASVWIPPRKAFSGIHHCYAFLLDYQETTNNRAEFEALIIGLEILIELGTTEIEVFGDLELVINQLNGEYKFRHITMAGYYLAVTQLLSYWGTEISVSYILRESNAKANEMAQLASRAQIQERKFEVNIEVQKRNLPSIFEKGFSLDVITEEMKIDDWRTPIDQYLKDSSFPTSKKNRRQATKYVMYDKAMLRKTPNGLLLKCLGQEESMRVMAEVHE; this is translated from the exons atgttgccTTGCCACATCCACATCATCGCCAAGACATATGTGATCAAGTACATGCTGTCAAAACCAATGCTAACTGAGAGAATTGGAAAGTGGATTCTAGCACTATCAGAGTTCATCTTTCAGTATATGCCTCAGAGAGTGATCAAGGGACAAGCAATTGCAGACTTCTTAGCCAAGCACCAAGAGTCTCAAAATGAGATTATTAACATCCCAGGAACTTTGGAGGTAGCCAGTGTGTGGATCCCACCAAGAAAAGCCTTCTCAG GTATTCACCATTGTTATGCATTCCTCTTGGATTATCAAGAGACTACCAACAATCGGGCAGAGTTTGAGGCATTGATAATTGGCCTGGAAATATTAATAGAGTTAGGCACAACTGAAATCGAGGTATTTGGTGATTTAGAGTTGGTGATCAATCAGCTAAATGGAGAATACAAGTTCAGACACATCACTATGGCCGGTTATTACTTAGCGGTCACTCAATTGTTAAGTTATTGGGGCACTGAAATATCAGTTAGCTATATCCTTAGAGAATCAAATGCAAAGGCCAATGAGATGGCACAGTTGGCTTCTAGAGCACAAATCCAAGAAAGGAAGTTTGAAGTAAATATAGAAGTTCAGAAAAGAAATCTCCCGTCTATCTTTGAAAAGGGATTCAGCCTAGATGTGATTACTGAAGAAATGAAGATAGATGATTGGAGGACACCTATTGATCAGTATTTGAAAGATTCATCCTTCCCCACAAGTAAGAAAAATAGACGACAAGCAACTAAGTATGTCATGTACGATAAAGCTATGTTAAGAAAAACTCCAAATGGACTGTTGTTAAAATGCTTAGGCCAAGAGGAATCTATGAGAGTCATGGCTGAAGTACATGAATAA